The sequence CCCCGGGCGGGCCGGACGACCTCGCCCGCCTGGTGCGCCAGTTCGCGGAGGGCACGGGGGATCCGGTCCCCTCCCCCGTGGCACGCGTCCTCTTCGCGGTCCGCCACGGGCTCGGCAGGCTGTTCGGCTGGGACAGGCCCGACGGCGGCCTCGGCACCCGGGTCCCGACCCTGCGCGACCGCCTGCCGGCCGACCTCCGCGAGGGCGAGCGGGGCCCCGACCTGCGGTCGGCCCCGTTCACCTCGATCTTCCAGACCCACGACGAGTGGGCGGCGGAATCCGCCAACCGGACCGTGCACGGCGTGCTGCACATCGGCTGGGTCCCGGACGGCAACGGCGGCTACCACGGCCGGATGACCGTCCTGGTGAAGCCGAACGGCCGCCTGGGCACCCTCTACATGCTGGGCATCAAGCCCTTCCGATACCTGGGGGTCTACCCGGCCCTGCTCCGCTCGATCGGCCGCGAATGGCGCGAGAACACCCCCACAGCCACCCCCTGACCCCCGCCGCGAGCCGGCCCCGGGCACGAAAAAAATGCCTCCCACCCGCGCCGTACGCGCAGGTGGAAGGCATGATCACGAAGCCTACTCCTTCTCCGCGACCCCGCGCCGAGCGGCGGGGGCGCGTGTGCGGCTGCACGGCCGGCGACGCCCCGTCCGAGGCCGTCACTCGGGACACCGTGGACCGCGACGTGCGGGCGGCGGTCCGCAAGGCGGGCCTCGACCCCGCGAAGGGGAAGACCACCAGCGCTCCGAACGGGATCGCGCATCCGAGCGCCGTCGACTGGTTCGCGGTCCTCGACACTCCACAGGCGGAGCAGGCCCTGCCGAAGATCGGGGCGGAGCTGGAGCGCCTGGGATGGCACGCGGAGCCCGTCGACACCTTTCCCCTCAGCTACGAGAAGTCCGACTGGAGCCTCGTGGGCCGCAGCGTGACCGAGGCCGACGCGGTCACCCTCGCTCCGGGCGAAAGCCTCCTCACCGTGTCGGTCACGGACTTCGGCCCCTAGGGGTGTCCAGGACGGACGAAAGCCCCCGACCTGCATCATCAGTGCAGGTCAGGGGCTTGATCGCGCTGCTTACTTCTTCTTGCCCTGGTTCTTGACGGCCTCGATGGCGGCTGCCGCCGCGTCCGGGTCGAGGTAGGTGCCGCCCGGGTTGAGGGGCTTGAAGTCGGCGTCGAGTTCGTAGACGAGCGGGATGCCGGTCGGGATG comes from Streptomyces virginiae and encodes:
- a CDS encoding DUF2867 domain-containing protein, yielding MRLPKTAYTSRPWRIHEIAGDFQVEDVWALPTPGGPDDLARLVRQFAEGTGDPVPSPVARVLFAVRHGLGRLFGWDRPDGGLGTRVPTLRDRLPADLREGERGPDLRSAPFTSIFQTHDEWAAESANRTVHGVLHIGWVPDGNGGYHGRMTVLVKPNGRLGTLYMLGIKPFRYLGVYPALLRSIGREWRENTPTATP